A window from Thermodesulfobacteriota bacterium encodes these proteins:
- a CDS encoding formate--tetrahydrofolate ligase: MAYNAVEMADWQISEAAEPNMPTPDEWRDKLGLEKDEILPMGRLAKLDFLKIINRLQDKPDGKYIEVTAITPTPLGEGKSTTSCGLMEGLGKRGKNVGGALRQPSGGPTMNVKGTAAGGGNSLLIPMTEFSLGLTGDINDIMNAHNLAMVALTARMQHERNYNDEQLDRLTGMPRLNIDPTRVEMGWIIDFCAQALRNIIIGIGGRMDGFTMQSKFGIAVGSECMAILAVIRDLADLKERLNNITVAFDKSGKPVTTGDLEVGNAMTAFMRNTINPTMMCTAEYNPCMVHAGPFANIAVGQSSIIADRVGLKLFDYHITESGFGADIGFEKFWNVKSRFSGLKPHVSVLTTTIRALKSHGGGPKVTPGIAMPDAYTKENLGMVEEGCVNMVHHINTIRKAGINPVVCINRFFTDTDAECNIVRKAAEAAGARCAESKHWEMGGDGALEFADAVVEACEEENEFKFLYPLEMKLRDRVDLISKEVYGADGVSWTPEAEAKAKMLEDDPKYADFATMMVKTHLSLSHDPTVKGAPKGWTLPIRDVLIYSGAKFLCPCAGTISLMPGTGSNPAFRRVDVDPQTGQVTGLF; encoded by the coding sequence ATGGCTTATAATGCAGTAGAAATGGCTGACTGGCAGATTTCCGAGGCGGCTGAACCGAACATGCCGACACCGGATGAATGGCGGGACAAACTTGGCCTGGAAAAGGACGAAATACTTCCGATGGGCCGACTGGCGAAACTGGACTTTTTGAAAATTATCAATCGTCTCCAGGACAAACCGGATGGAAAATACATCGAGGTGACCGCCATCACGCCGACCCCGCTGGGAGAAGGCAAAAGCACCACTTCCTGTGGATTGATGGAAGGCCTCGGTAAACGCGGCAAAAACGTGGGCGGGGCACTGCGCCAGCCCTCCGGCGGGCCGACCATGAACGTAAAGGGAACCGCTGCAGGCGGCGGCAACTCGCTGCTGATTCCCATGACCGAATTCTCATTGGGTCTGACCGGCGACATCAACGATATCATGAATGCCCATAACCTGGCCATGGTGGCCTTGACCGCGCGCATGCAGCATGAGCGTAACTACAATGACGAACAGCTGGACCGGTTGACCGGCATGCCGCGCTTGAATATCGACCCCACCCGGGTGGAGATGGGCTGGATCATCGACTTTTGCGCCCAGGCCCTGCGAAATATCATTATCGGTATTGGTGGCCGTATGGATGGCTTTACCATGCAGTCCAAATTCGGTATTGCGGTTGGCTCCGAATGTATGGCCATTCTGGCAGTGATTCGTGATCTGGCCGATTTGAAAGAACGGCTCAACAACATCACCGTGGCTTTCGACAAGAGCGGTAAACCCGTCACCACCGGTGATCTGGAAGTCGGCAACGCCATGACCGCGTTTATGCGCAACACCATCAACCCCACCATGATGTGCACCGCCGAATACAACCCCTGTATGGTGCATGCGGGACCGTTTGCCAACATCGCCGTGGGCCAGTCCTCCATTATCGCCGACCGCGTGGGGTTGAAACTGTTCGACTATCACATCACCGAATCCGGTTTCGGTGCCGATATCGGCTTTGAAAAATTCTGGAACGTCAAATCCCGCTTCAGCGGATTGAAACCGCATGTATCGGTACTGACCACCACCATTCGTGCATTGAAAAGCCACGGCGGTGGGCCCAAAGTCACACCGGGTATCGCCATGCCGGATGCGTACACCAAAGAGAACCTGGGAATGGTTGAAGAGGGCTGCGTAAACATGGTGCATCACATCAACACCATCCGCAAGGCCGGCATCAACCCGGTGGTGTGTATCAACAGGTTCTTCACCGATACCGATGCGGAATGTAACATTGTCCGCAAGGCAGCCGAAGCAGCCGGTGCCCGCTGTGCCGAGTCCAAACACTGGGAGATGGGCGGCGATGGCGCACTGGAATTTGCCGATGCCGTGGTCGAGGCCTGTGAGGAAGAAAACGAGTTTAAATTCCTCTATCCGTTAGAGATGAAACTGCGCGACCGCGTCGATTTGATTTCCAAGGAAGTTTACGGTGCGGACGGTGTGTCTTGGACTCCGGAGGCCGAGGCCAAAGCCAAGATGCTCGAGGATGATCCCAAGTACGCCGACTTTGCAACCATGATGGTCAAAACCCATCTCAGCCTGAGTCACGATCCCACGGTCAAGGGTGCACCCAAAGGCTGGACGCTGCCCATTCGGGACGTGCTGATTTATTCCGGTGCCAAGTTTCTCTGCCCCTGCGCAGGAACCATCAGCCTGATGCCTGGAACCGGCTCCAACCCGGCCTTCAGACGGGTGGATGTCGATCCGCAGACCGGCCAGGTGACCGGATTGTTCTAA